One genomic segment of Pedobacter endophyticus includes these proteins:
- a CDS encoding RagB/SusD family nutrient uptake outer membrane protein — MKNIIYTFLLAVVVLSGCNKALEDDSTRAVGEKNMWNSVEDARAGIMGVYALTRSALSDNNGHWIYGDVRPAEFASPKRQDLKAIIANNLNASYPVVESLSDWTRFYAIVNGANVFMENAAHVKENDKRYSDNNMTVDIAQARFLRAFAYFYMVRIWGDVPFIISSNEGKFENKPRESQAKILAWVEQEMLRAAADLPFVYSGNDVQQPGNYYNEDRNRWGGALATKVTAYAVLAHVAAWNADYPSVAKYAKFVEDNYGKTGGGYTSVTDLSNSNGFFYNKNNRQMFGFNSDYGHIDGAATGHIEELTLAEPILTKSVPDIYLPKDSILKYFNLAKDERFAIDTLGESKFDRYFTNLNGKYPIFSKIKVIQGGGTDPNFRYFTSALIFTRLEDIVLLRAEALSVLGDQIGALNELNNVITRRITADNDSPYSTSDDLIKIIFEERHRELLGEGHRWYDLIRLNKIRQNDARFMNLINSGGIYWPISRKLLSQNSLLTQNPYWR, encoded by the coding sequence ATGAAAAATATAATATACACCTTTCTACTTGCTGTAGTTGTTTTATCGGGTTGTAACAAGGCCTTAGAAGATGATTCTACGCGGGCCGTGGGCGAAAAAAACATGTGGAATTCTGTTGAAGATGCACGTGCCGGAATTATGGGCGTTTATGCCCTTACCCGCTCGGCCTTATCAGATAACAATGGCCACTGGATTTACGGCGATGTAAGGCCGGCAGAATTTGCAAGCCCTAAAAGGCAAGATCTTAAAGCAATTATCGCTAATAACTTAAACGCTTCCTATCCGGTTGTAGAGTCGCTTTCTGATTGGACACGGTTTTACGCCATTGTTAACGGTGCAAACGTTTTTATGGAAAACGCGGCACATGTTAAGGAAAACGATAAACGCTACTCGGATAACAACATGACGGTTGATATTGCCCAGGCGAGGTTTTTAAGAGCTTTTGCTTATTTCTATATGGTTCGCATTTGGGGCGATGTTCCTTTCATTATTTCCTCAAACGAAGGCAAGTTCGAAAATAAGCCACGAGAAAGCCAAGCCAAGATATTGGCCTGGGTTGAGCAGGAAATGTTAAGGGCTGCGGCCGATCTTCCTTTTGTTTACAGCGGCAACGATGTACAACAACCGGGCAACTATTACAATGAGGACCGAAACCGCTGGGGTGGTGCGCTGGCAACCAAGGTAACTGCTTACGCTGTTTTGGCCCATGTTGCCGCCTGGAATGCCGATTACCCGAGCGTAGCCAAATACGCCAAATTTGTTGAAGATAATTATGGCAAAACGGGCGGTGGGTACACTTCGGTAACTGATTTAAGTAACTCAAATGGCTTTTTCTATAATAAGAACAACCGCCAGATGTTTGGCTTTAACTCCGATTACGGCCATATTGATGGTGCGGCAACGGGTCATATTGAGGAATTGACGCTTGCAGAGCCAATTTTGACCAAGTCCGTTCCGGATATTTATCTGCCAAAAGATTCGATATTAAAGTATTTCAATTTAGCCAAAGATGAAAGGTTCGCTATTGATACACTGGGCGAATCTAAGTTCGACAGGTATTTTACCAACCTCAACGGAAAATACCCAATTTTTAGCAAAATAAAGGTGATTCAAGGTGGCGGTACCGACCCCAACTTCAGGTATTTTACCAGTGCCTTAATTTTTACACGCCTGGAAGATATTGTGCTGCTGCGTGCAGAGGCGTTATCGGTTTTAGGCGATCAAATTGGCGCACTCAACGAATTGAACAATGTAATTACCAGACGTATTACTGCCGATAACGATTCGCCGTATAGTACGAGCGACGATTTGATCAAAATCATTTTTGAAGAAAGACACCGCGAATTGCTTGGCGAGGGCCATCGTTGGTATGACCTGATCCGTTTAAACAAAATCAGACAGAACGATGCCAGGTTTATGAACCTGATCAACTCCGGAGGTATTTACTGGCCAATTTCCCGTAAGCTTTTATCGCAAAATAGTTTATTAACCCAAAACCCTTATTGGCGCTAG
- a CDS encoding DUF5008 domain-containing protein, whose protein sequence is MKQLKYMLTIFFLIALVIQGCKQEEELGEDPYGVGKQPLGIAISQTAPPVPAEGIVGTTVTIKATGLMPYKDQLNLMFNGEKAEVVNITATEIIAKVPATGSTGNISIAIGDQLVVGPQFTVTGLVKTDITWKATAGTNGYVSQFYEMNDGRALVIGSFTNYDNKGIVTPINRIARVSLDGEYDRTFRTGRGANGTLSRVIEIGGRFVIVGGFTGYNQRTENISNITTLFPNGAIDTVYIRTERRPTLTDTITHKWFPKFNGGTNAYINRVYAHQGKILATGDFRYYVKRDYRKANYDNTRDTVILDSTEIRQILRFNLDGSLDKTYRFNTATNKGGVSANGPVDTYMHTDAANLEKLVVFGSFSTFDDQPASRIIRLTAAGTKDASFNPGTGANNTIGSLTYNSTTKKYLITGSFTQYNGKPANGIALLNEDGSLDESFTAKSYEGGYAYFARQISTGLIVVSGDFRKYDNVTRNGFMILTPTGALAPGYNATGPFSGILSDVVETKSADGKKALLLLGSFNRFDNQPYNNIMRVTIE, encoded by the coding sequence ATGAAACAACTCAAATACATGCTAACCATATTTTTCCTAATTGCCCTGGTTATCCAGGGTTGCAAGCAGGAAGAAGAATTAGGCGAAGATCCCTACGGTGTAGGCAAACAGCCACTTGGCATTGCTATAAGCCAAACCGCACCGCCGGTACCCGCCGAGGGCATTGTAGGTACAACAGTTACCATTAAAGCAACAGGATTAATGCCGTACAAAGATCAGCTAAACCTGATGTTTAACGGCGAAAAAGCAGAAGTAGTAAATATTACCGCAACCGAAATAATCGCTAAAGTACCTGCTACGGGCAGTACCGGCAATATATCGATTGCCATTGGCGATCAACTGGTTGTTGGACCGCAGTTTACCGTAACTGGCCTCGTTAAAACCGACATTACCTGGAAAGCAACTGCAGGAACAAATGGTTATGTGAGCCAGTTTTACGAAATGAACGATGGCCGGGCACTCGTTATCGGTAGCTTTACCAATTACGATAACAAAGGTATTGTAACGCCGATTAACAGAATTGCAAGGGTATCGTTAGATGGCGAATACGACCGTACCTTTAGAACAGGCAGGGGTGCAAACGGAACTTTATCCCGCGTAATCGAAATAGGTGGCCGTTTTGTTATTGTCGGAGGTTTTACCGGTTATAATCAGCGTACAGAAAATATCAGCAACATTACTACTTTATTTCCAAATGGTGCCATCGATACGGTTTACATCAGAACCGAAAGAAGACCAACATTAACCGATACCATTACCCATAAATGGTTCCCTAAGTTTAACGGCGGTACCAATGCCTACATTAACAGGGTGTACGCCCACCAGGGAAAAATATTGGCTACTGGCGATTTCAGATATTATGTAAAGAGAGATTACCGCAAGGCAAATTACGATAACACCAGAGATACCGTTATTTTGGATAGTACCGAGATCCGTCAGATTTTACGTTTCAACCTCGATGGTTCGTTGGATAAAACCTATCGATTTAATACAGCAACCAACAAGGGTGGGGTGAGCGCCAACGGCCCGGTAGATACTTATATGCACACCGATGCGGCCAACTTAGAAAAATTAGTGGTGTTCGGCAGTTTCAGCACTTTCGACGATCAGCCTGCTTCGCGTATTATCCGCTTAACCGCCGCCGGAACGAAAGATGCAAGCTTTAACCCCGGTACCGGAGCCAATAATACCATCGGTTCACTTACCTATAATTCCACCACCAAAAAATACTTAATTACAGGTTCGTTTACACAATACAACGGAAAGCCCGCAAATGGTATAGCGCTTCTTAACGAAGATGGTTCGCTTGATGAGTCATTTACTGCAAAATCGTACGAAGGTGGATACGCCTATTTTGCAAGGCAGATTTCGACCGGCCTCATTGTGGTAAGCGGCGATTTTAGAAAGTACGATAACGTAACCAGAAATGGCTTTATGATCCTTACCCCAACCGGCGCACTCGCTCCCGGCTATAATGCAACCGGGCCATTCTCCGGCATTTTATCTGATGT
- a CDS encoding fasciclin domain-containing protein, whose product MKNFIKYVGGVSLLLILAVVYSACKKNGGYYDAQDQNVPFAGNTYEYLKSKPGVYDSLLVAIDRMGLKQTLTDSNITLFAVTNPSFQLALKNLNTLRRQSDKDPLFLANIDGVQLDTMVSYYIIRGKKPTDSLKLQDGLNLTSVKVGYPMHAKSIRGSASGQVGAGPEVIEFSNTKKSQFVRNWATSTTASNNIQTKNGIVHVISPDHTFGFDGFVTRLTFVPPPPNLMVTVGGTLTTNRENGGGITSGESSRKVIDGDDHTKFLCDLQGFLTMTYKLKTPEVSSVYTLISANDFQDRDPKAWTYEASNDGTNWTELHRVSNFFFEERYQQKVFRCTNTTPYLYYRINITELRNGSVFQLAEWTINKSN is encoded by the coding sequence ATGAAGAATTTTATAAAATATGTGGGCGGGGTATCGCTACTGTTGATACTCGCCGTGGTTTATTCGGCCTGTAAAAAAAATGGAGGCTATTACGATGCCCAGGATCAGAATGTTCCCTTTGCAGGAAACACCTACGAATATTTGAAAAGTAAGCCCGGGGTTTACGATTCGCTGCTTGTGGCCATCGATAGAATGGGGCTTAAACAAACCCTTACCGATAGTAACATCACGCTATTTGCCGTAACCAACCCCAGCTTTCAGCTGGCTTTAAAAAATTTGAACACGTTGAGAAGACAGTCGGACAAAGATCCGTTGTTCCTCGCCAATATTGATGGCGTACAGTTAGATACCATGGTTTCGTATTACATCATCAGGGGTAAAAAACCGACAGACTCTTTGAAACTTCAGGATGGTTTGAATTTAACGAGCGTAAAAGTGGGTTACCCAATGCACGCAAAATCGATCAGAGGTTCGGCAAGTGGCCAGGTTGGTGCAGGGCCGGAGGTAATTGAGTTCAGCAACACCAAAAAGAGCCAGTTTGTTAGAAACTGGGCTACAAGTACTACAGCATCGAACAATATCCAAACTAAAAACGGCATTGTGCACGTAATCAGCCCCGATCATACCTTCGGTTTTGATGGTTTCGTTACCCGCTTAACGTTTGTTCCGCCACCGCCAAACTTAATGGTTACCGTGGGCGGTACGTTAACTACCAACCGCGAAAACGGTGGAGGTATTACCAGTGGAGAGAGCTCGAGAAAGGTAATTGATGGCGATGACCACACCAAATTCTTATGCGATTTGCAAGGTTTCTTAACGATGACCTATAAGCTTAAAACACCTGAAGTTTCTTCAGTTTACACCTTGATTTCGGCAAACGATTTTCAAGACAGAGACCCTAAAGCGTGGACTTATGAGGCATCGAACGATGGAACAAACTGGACTGAATTGCACCGTGTAAGCAACTTCTTTTTTGAAGAACGCTATCAGCAAAAAGTTTTCAGGTGTACCAATACAACGCCTTACCTGTACTACCGCATTAATATTACCGAGTTAAGAAATGGTAGTGTATTCCAATTGGCAGAATGGACAATTAATAAATCGAACTAG
- a CDS encoding DUF5007 domain-containing protein, whose amino-acid sequence MEYRKYKFKKLMKSIAKKDLLFMVLAFVAFSGCKKLYDLPDEKDYLSNNVNFSNKVLEPIIGRNNLIGGFNSDNSTAPLTFEIVNPRWGDGRPLTDIFQKVPTYVWTAPYTGLETSLAEIEAKRKIEEHQLFEMRSSGEFILWASATNQLISPRPADSTNFAQDTRFFDVKVKNTGGERLIKDFQIRPFRERPYEPSNDMNLYTGRPAPDPKFPLDPKLRDYIRPGLSNVIGVTSNQALVSNNDKKDVVAYIRPFTGGNGHSLRIKVLNKDSVEINPAFFNETVWDKMIHGFNIQKTDKYVQYDVAYPIPLVETPTSYAPGGSRARVLLNYSRGAFGGGRTVAAISLEFAIYKAGDWEIVFHFKNDNPKFASE is encoded by the coding sequence ATGGAATACAGAAAATATAAATTCAAAAAACTTATGAAGTCAATCGCTAAAAAAGATCTTCTGTTTATGGTGCTTGCGTTCGTTGCATTTAGCGGATGTAAAAAACTCTATGATTTACCTGATGAGAAAGATTACCTAAGTAATAATGTAAATTTTAGCAACAAGGTGTTGGAGCCGATTATTGGCCGTAACAATTTAATTGGTGGCTTTAATAGCGACAATTCTACAGCTCCGTTAACGTTCGAGATTGTTAATCCGCGTTGGGGCGATGGACGACCATTAACTGATATTTTTCAGAAAGTGCCAACTTATGTGTGGACTGCTCCTTATACGGGTTTAGAAACTTCGCTTGCAGAGATTGAAGCGAAACGTAAGATTGAAGAGCACCAGTTATTTGAGATGCGTTCGTCGGGCGAGTTCATTTTGTGGGCATCGGCAACGAATCAGTTAATCTCACCCCGACCAGCTGACAGTACAAACTTTGCGCAGGATACCCGCTTTTTTGATGTTAAGGTCAAAAATACCGGTGGTGAGCGGTTAATTAAGGATTTCCAGATCAGACCTTTCAGAGAGCGCCCTTACGAGCCCTCGAATGATATGAACTTATATACCGGCCGTCCTGCTCCCGATCCGAAGTTTCCTTTAGATCCAAAACTGAGAGATTATATCCGCCCGGGCTTATCGAACGTAATCGGCGTAACCTCAAACCAGGCTTTAGTTAGCAATAACGATAAAAAAGACGTTGTAGCTTACATCCGCCCCTTTACAGGTGGTAACGGTCATTCGCTCCGCATTAAGGTATTGAACAAAGATTCAGTAGAAATTAACCCGGCGTTTTTCAACGAAACGGTTTGGGATAAGATGATCCACGGTTTCAACATTCAAAAAACCGATAAATATGTTCAATACGATGTAGCCTATCCCATTCCGTTGGTAGAAACGCCAACATCGTATGCGCCGGGAGGTTCGAGGGCCAGAGTGCTGTTAAATTACTCACGAGGTGCTTTTGGTGGTGGACGTACTGTTGCAGCCATCAGTCTCGAGTTTGCCATTTACAAGGCTGGCGACTGGGAAATTGTGTTTCACTTTAAAAATGACAATCCAAAATTCGCAAGCGAGTAG
- a CDS encoding RagB/SusD family nutrient uptake outer membrane protein produces MKKIIIYTIILAATFCLPACKKFLDIQPLDKLTGNNFFQSKEDVVANIYNLSRIVFGKYNETHFIGATGEYRSGEVMYESQSDHAPARSFVEALGRNDLLYLLSGGVPWVTDINYNFNRITDWTGYYQAIQGANILMAKLDEGIPGVTEAEKQSFKAEAAFIRSLSYFIMVRLFGDVVYYTDPFHATAQPRENFVSVLNKCIADLKTYKDAIAWTYSDPSIKGVRASRGSIVALMMEMNMWNAGFDAANADNYYRETAALGKELIASNAFRLVPITDWATVVKGRSDESLFEFYRSINYGDANTNLAPVADMFLHYPYKRPEYTHRVSFAYYRGEYMQKLFQDGSDRRITTWFDENIFADNGKFMMLKFAQNAFATGEEDANPDNTFMIFRYGGEILLAAEAMANIGEDGDAIKLLNMVRDRAQASRYSGGGGSSLKDFIFYERSRELIGEGHHYYDLVRTKRILSNQWSYNVLTADKFNRGAWTWPLNANARNNNPFVVLNDYWVNGGN; encoded by the coding sequence ATGAAAAAAATTATCATTTACACCATAATTCTTGCAGCCACATTTTGCTTGCCTGCTTGTAAAAAGTTTTTGGATATTCAGCCTCTGGACAAACTTACCGGGAACAACTTTTTCCAATCGAAAGAAGACGTTGTTGCTAACATTTACAACCTATCGCGAATTGTTTTCGGCAAGTACAACGAAACGCACTTTATTGGTGCCACGGGCGAGTATCGTTCGGGCGAGGTGATGTACGAAAGCCAGTCAGACCACGCACCTGCACGTTCGTTTGTGGAGGCGCTGGGCAGAAACGATTTATTGTATTTGTTAAGTGGTGGCGTGCCATGGGTTACAGATATCAACTATAACTTTAACCGCATTACCGATTGGACAGGATATTATCAGGCCATTCAGGGCGCCAACATCTTAATGGCTAAGCTCGATGAAGGAATCCCCGGCGTAACAGAAGCAGAAAAGCAATCTTTTAAGGCCGAAGCAGCATTCATTCGCTCGTTAAGTTACTTTATTATGGTGCGCTTGTTTGGCGATGTGGTGTATTATACCGATCCTTTCCATGCAACGGCCCAACCCCGCGAAAACTTCGTATCTGTATTAAATAAGTGTATTGCCGATTTAAAAACCTATAAAGATGCAATTGCCTGGACTTACAGCGATCCATCCATAAAAGGAGTAAGGGCAAGCAGGGGCAGTATTGTGGCCTTAATGATGGAGATGAACATGTGGAATGCTGGTTTTGATGCGGCCAACGCCGACAACTATTACAGAGAAACCGCTGCTTTGGGCAAAGAACTGATTGCAAGTAACGCATTTAGGTTAGTGCCAATAACCGATTGGGCAACTGTAGTTAAGGGAAGATCGGACGAGAGTTTGTTCGAGTTTTACCGCAGTATAAACTACGGCGATGCCAATACCAACCTTGCGCCGGTGGCCGATATGTTTTTGCATTATCCGTACAAACGCCCCGAATATACGCACCGTGTAAGCTTTGCCTATTACCGTGGCGAGTACATGCAAAAACTGTTTCAGGATGGTAGCGACAGACGAATTACCACCTGGTTTGACGAAAACATTTTTGCCGATAACGGCAAGTTCATGATGTTAAAATTTGCGCAAAATGCCTTTGCTACAGGAGAGGAAGATGCCAACCCCGATAACACCTTCATGATTTTTAGGTACGGCGGCGAAATTCTGTTAGCTGCAGAGGCAATGGCCAATATTGGCGAAGATGGCGATGCCATTAAACTTTTAAATATGGTTAGAGACCGTGCACAGGCATCGAGATATTCGGGCGGAGGGGGTTCGTCACTAAAAGACTTCATTTTTTATGAAAGATCGAGAGAATTGATCGGCGAAGGACACCATTATTACGATTTGGTGCGCACCAAACGGATATTGAGCAACCAGTGGAGTTACAATGTGCTTACAGCCGATAAATTTAATCGTGGCGCATGGACCTGGCCGCTAAACGCCAATGCAAGAAACAACAATCCTTTTGTTGTATTAAACGATTATTGGGTTAACGGTGGTAATTAA
- a CDS encoding SusC/RagA family TonB-linked outer membrane protein, with protein sequence MKRYILFYAVLIVCIICGTSAYSQQKTMILSGRVVDKEAKQGVPGVSVILEETNKGLTQTNGNGQFSVNVPVGSTLLFKFLGYNTQKYKVTGTNNVTITISEDRTALDDVIIVAYQNRSKQTTTGSSVVIQAKEVQDIPVSNVEQLLQGKVPGLNIQNNTGAPGFRGSVQVRGLSSLSIAGSGNESFLQPTSPLYIIDGVPLDADKAAEFGFQTQGPGVSPLSLIPQEDIENIQILKDAQATSMYGSRGAYGVIIITTKRGNSKVPRIRYVTNAFVNAPPKLRETLGGNSERQLKIQQIILNAQNVNDIRAISTTPFLADSLNAYWNNSTDWQDVFFQTTYNQSHNLALDGGDPRFNYKANVGYYTEKGVIKNTGYDRYNLNMNMEFKPNDKFRFFGFINGSVGKQNKGNGVGLLQSGVAANGQASSLLPPPSFYQASGGVLSALQTLNDNNSRNLRTNVEARYEFIPGLAATSTLSYDYTSDTESTFTPAAANGQFSKLYDYVGRNYQLYNRNGITYAKTFGEKHNVFVNTFNEIYKQGAQAGITLQQRTPNDQYQGPVGYDAFYSRGGGVLSNYRNATIASFAGSVSYDYDKKYVAEFSYRLDGTSSSGLENPYSKNPSVGLRWNFNKENWLVDMKWLSYGSLRLTWGQNIVPTGNLQSIYGIYNLNGNFNNNPTIGINYDLIPNPNLKPTTTSQYNLGFDLGLFNERISLNFDTYYKKVDNLLFDRFLSNSTGFNKLASNDLGIANYGTEVMLTFRPVVKKDLDISVSVNGAINRDVLLKLPEEYNGQYIRFDGSGYLQHIVYRVGRNTLSNYLRINQGVYRTDADVPTDPVTGKRYQSNGQFFLGGDPIMKDVNGDYILDSRDYEITGNSQPLITGGISTNIRYKNWGLNVYATYTADRTILNNALADRIGIMRNPFSQTSVVPLNDLNIWRAPGDVAKYPYPYDYKRFDQIQPLRADQTLWQESGSYLKISNVTVSYMFDKKFIKRFGLNQLRIYGSTNNLVTFSKYSGPNPENVTTLGRDISTGYPVPRTYNIGLNLELNTGN encoded by the coding sequence ATGAAAAGATATATACTATTTTATGCTGTACTTATTGTGTGCATAATTTGTGGCACAAGTGCTTATTCGCAACAAAAAACCATGATTTTAAGTGGACGGGTTGTTGATAAGGAAGCAAAACAAGGCGTTCCGGGTGTTTCTGTTATTTTAGAAGAAACCAATAAGGGTTTAACGCAAACCAATGGCAACGGCCAGTTTTCGGTAAACGTACCGGTTGGCTCAACACTATTATTTAAGTTTTTAGGCTACAATACCCAAAAATATAAGGTAACCGGAACCAACAATGTTACTATTACCATTAGCGAAGATCGTACGGCGTTGGATGATGTAATCATTGTAGCTTACCAAAACCGATCGAAGCAAACCACAACCGGATCGTCGGTAGTGATCCAAGCCAAAGAGGTTCAGGATATTCCGGTATCAAACGTAGAGCAGTTATTGCAAGGTAAAGTTCCGGGCTTAAACATTCAGAACAACACTGGTGCGCCCGGCTTTAGGGGTTCTGTGCAGGTGCGTGGTTTATCGAGTTTGAGCATCGCCGGTAGCGGTAACGAATCGTTTTTGCAACCCACATCGCCATTATACATTATTGATGGGGTGCCTTTGGATGCAGATAAGGCCGCAGAATTCGGTTTCCAAACCCAGGGCCCCGGGGTAAGCCCGCTTTCGCTGATCCCACAAGAGGATATCGAAAATATCCAGATCTTAAAAGATGCGCAGGCCACATCAATGTACGGTTCGAGGGGTGCTTATGGGGTAATTATCATCACTACAAAAAGAGGTAACTCTAAAGTGCCGCGTATCAGGTACGTAACCAACGCCTTCGTAAATGCACCGCCAAAACTTCGCGAAACACTGGGTGGAAACTCTGAGCGACAGTTAAAAATTCAGCAAATTATTCTCAATGCGCAAAACGTAAACGATATCAGGGCAATTTCGACAACGCCATTTTTGGCCGACAGTTTAAACGCGTATTGGAACAACTCTACCGATTGGCAGGATGTATTTTTCCAAACTACTTACAACCAAAGTCATAACCTCGCCTTAGATGGTGGCGACCCTCGTTTTAATTATAAAGCAAACGTTGGTTACTATACCGAAAAAGGGGTAATTAAAAACACGGGTTACGACCGTTATAACCTGAACATGAACATGGAATTTAAGCCAAACGATAAATTCAGGTTCTTCGGTTTTATCAACGGTTCGGTGGGTAAGCAGAATAAGGGTAACGGCGTAGGCTTACTGCAATCGGGCGTTGCAGCAAACGGTCAGGCATCCAGTTTGTTGCCTCCTCCATCGTTTTACCAGGCATCGGGCGGTGTATTATCCGCTTTGCAAACCCTAAACGATAACAATTCGCGAAACTTGCGAACCAACGTGGAGGCCCGCTACGAATTTATTCCCGGTTTAGCCGCAACATCAACCTTAAGTTACGATTATACATCAGATACCGAATCGACCTTTACGCCCGCTGCGGCAAACGGTCAGTTTTCGAAACTTTACGATTATGTAGGCAGAAACTACCAGCTTTACAATCGTAACGGTATTACTTATGCAAAAACATTTGGCGAAAAGCACAACGTTTTCGTAAACACCTTTAACGAGATTTATAAGCAAGGTGCACAGGCGGGCATCACGCTTCAACAAAGAACCCCGAACGATCAGTATCAAGGCCCCGTAGGTTACGATGCCTTTTATTCGAGAGGTGGCGGTGTGTTGAGCAATTACAGAAACGCAACCATTGCATCGTTTGCAGGTTCAGTTTCTTACGATTACGATAAAAAATATGTAGCTGAGTTTTCTTACCGTTTAGATGGTACCTCATCAAGTGGTTTAGAAAATCCATACTCTAAAAACCCATCAGTTGGTTTAAGGTGGAACTTTAACAAAGAAAACTGGTTGGTAGATATGAAATGGTTATCGTACGGTAGTTTAAGGCTAACATGGGGGCAAAATATCGTTCCGACAGGTAACCTGCAAAGTATTTACGGTATTTATAACCTTAACGGAAACTTTAACAACAACCCAACCATTGGTATCAATTACGATTTAATTCCCAACCCGAACTTAAAACCTACCACAACCAGTCAGTACAACCTTGGTTTTGATTTGGGCTTGTTTAACGAGCGCATCTCCTTAAACTTCGATACCTATTACAAAAAAGTAGATAACCTGTTATTTGATCGGTTTTTATCAAATAGTACAGGTTTCAACAAGCTGGCCAGTAACGATTTGGGTATTGCCAACTACGGTACTGAGGTCATGTTGACTTTTAGGCCAGTGGTAAAGAAAGACCTTGATATTTCGGTGTCAGTAAACGGTGCCATTAACCGCGATGTGCTTTTAAAGCTTCCCGAAGAATATAACGGGCAGTACATCAGGTTTGATGGTTCTGGTTACCTGCAACACATCGTATACCGTGTAGGCCGCAACACGTTATCCAATTATTTAAGGATAAACCAGGGCGTTTACCGCACCGATGCCGATGTGCCAACCGATCCGGTTACTGGAAAAAGATACCAATCAAACGGACAGTTTTTCCTGGGTGGCGATCCGATTATGAAAGATGTGAACGGCGATTACATTTTAGATAGCCGAGATTACGAAATTACAGGTAACTCGCAACCATTAATTACCGGCGGTATTTCTACCAACATCAGGTACAAAAACTGGGGCTTAAACGTATACGCAACCTATACCGCCGACAGAACGATATTGAATAATGCACTGGCCGATCGGATTGGAATTATGCGTAATCCTTTCTCGCAAACATCAGTTGTACCGTTAAACGACCTGAATATTTGGAGAGCACCCGGCGACGTTGCAAAATACCCATACCCTTACGATTACAAACGGTTTGATCAGATTCAGCCATTAAGGGCCGATCAAACCTTATGGCAAGAGAGCGGAAGCTATTTAAAAATCAGCAACGTAACAGTTTCTTACATGTTCGATAAAAAGTTTATCAAGCGGTTTGGCCTTAACCAGCTCAGAATTTACGGCTCAACAAACAACCTGGTTACCTTTTCAAAATACAGCGGACCAAATCCTGAAAACGTAACTACACTCGGACGCGATATTTCTACAGGCTATCCTGTGCCACGTACCTATAACATTGGTTTGAACTTAGAACTTAACACAGGCAACTAA